The following proteins are co-located in the Nocardioides piscis genome:
- a CDS encoding LON peptidase substrate-binding domain-containing protein, with product MTSTLPMFPLNTVLFPGMTIPLHVFEDRYRALVHHLLTIDDPAERLFGTVAIREGYEVGEHGAQSLYRVGVRLQLTEVEANPDGTFEIVATARDRIVLGDLEPAGDFTNGAVTESPDDPDTGPSELHDRVRAVFTAYRAAVSHMQGTTFSGTLPRDPEYLSWTLAALAPLPMAERQSLLEAKSPRARLELVAELLREELRAINVIPSLPATEVARTAWSPN from the coding sequence GTGACCAGCACGCTGCCGATGTTTCCGCTCAACACAGTGCTGTTCCCCGGCATGACGATCCCGCTGCACGTCTTCGAGGACCGCTACCGCGCCCTGGTCCACCACCTGCTCACGATCGACGACCCGGCGGAGCGGCTGTTCGGGACGGTGGCCATCCGCGAGGGCTATGAGGTGGGCGAGCACGGCGCCCAGTCGCTCTACCGCGTCGGCGTACGCCTGCAGCTGACCGAGGTCGAGGCCAACCCCGACGGCACCTTCGAGATCGTCGCCACGGCCCGCGACCGCATCGTGCTGGGTGACCTCGAGCCGGCCGGTGACTTCACCAACGGTGCCGTGACCGAGTCCCCCGACGACCCGGACACCGGTCCCAGCGAGCTGCACGACCGGGTGCGTGCGGTGTTCACCGCCTACCGGGCGGCAGTCAGCCACATGCAGGGCACGACGTTCAGCGGCACCCTGCCCCGCGACCCGGAGTATCTGTCGTGGACCCTGGCTGCACTGGCCCCCCTGCCGATGGCTGAGAGACAGTCGCTGCTGGAGGCGAAGAGCCCCCGGGCCCGGCTAGAGCTGGTGGCAGAGCTGCTGCGCGAGGAGCTCCGTGCGATCAACGTGATCCCGTCACTTCCCGCCACCGAGGTCGCCCGGACCGCCTGGTCCCCCAACTGA